The genomic stretch TTACTATCGCTTCAATACGGGTCCCGTGGGGAAGGGACCTGGATGTGGTTTCTGGGCACCAATGTGGAGGGTGTGGCTGTTCTTTCTGCGTGGTATAGTACCTTTGCTTGAAAGGTGGTTAGGGAACTTATTGGCGCGTCAGTTTGAAGGACGCCATTCAAAAGGGGTCGCCAAGACTGTAACAAAGCAACGGGTGGAAAGTCATTTTGATCTGGAGCTTCGAGCTGCCGTTATGCATGATGTTCTTGATGCCATGCCAGGTAATGACATGATCATTCACCAATCATCATACCGTTACATGTCTGTGCCCACACAGTTTGATTTGTTGTTTCATAGCTGGATTATGTACCTTTCGGTGCGTCTAATGTGTGATCTTATTTTGTTGTACTGTAGAGGGCATTAAGCAGAATAAAGCGAGGACCATTTTGCAGCATCTTAGTGAAGCATGGCGCTGCTGGAAAGCCAATATTCCTTGGAAGGTACTGTTGTGGGAAACtgtttttattcttattttttaaaaaaaattaaatagtaTTGAATTGAATCAGTGTGCtattctctgtttttttatCTGCACGTATTGTCATGCCTTGCTTTATCTTTATGCTTTTCTTGCCTTATCTTGATCATCCACAGGTTCCTGGTCTTCCAGTTCCCATTGAGAACATGATTCTTCGTTATGTTAAATCGAAAGCTGATTGGTGGACAAACGTGGCGCATTATAATCGTGAACGTATAAGAAGAGGTGCAACAGTTGATAAGACTGTGTGTCGGAAAAATCTTGGAAGATTGACTCGCCTCTGGTTGAAGGCTGAGCAGGTATGTTTTTGGGTTATAGTTCATGTCGATGGTTACTAGGTGTAACTTCCATTATTTGTGGTTGCACTTGTCCGATTCCGAATCAATCACGTGATCTATTTTCGCTACTGCAGGAACGACAACATAATTATCTGAAAGATGGGCCATATGTCACACCAGAAGAAGCTGTGGCAATTTATACCACGACTGTGCACTGGTTGGAATCAAGAAAGTTCTCCCCCATTCCTTTCCCTCCGTTGTCATACAAGCATGATACAAAGCTGCTTATTTTGGCTCTAGAGAGGTTAAAGGAATCTTACAGTGTTGCCGTGAGATTGAATCAGTTGCAGAGGGAGGAGTTGGGTCTCATTGAACAAGCATATGATAATCCTCATGAAGCTTTGTCACGAATAAAGCGTCACTTACTTACACAGCGTGCCTTTAAAGAAGTAAGTTTTCCATGACATCATAGGCTGGTTTGATCATATTATTCTCCATTTCGCTCGGAtttgactgtttttttttttttttgcaggtggGCATTGAGTTTATGGACCTGTATAGCTATTTGATTCCTGTATATGAGATTGAGCCTCTTGAGAAGATTACTGATGCATATCTTGACCAGTATCTGTGGTATGAAGGCGATAAACGTCATCTGTTTCCTAACTGGATTAAGCCTGCAGATTCAGAACCACCTCCGCTCTTAGTTTATAAGTGGTGTCAGGGTATAAATAACTTACAGGGTGTATGGGATACAAGTGAAGGGCAGTGTGTAGTCATGCTTCAAACCAAGTTTGAGAAGTTCTTTGAAAAGATTGACTTGACTATGTTAAATAGGTAATCTTCTGCAGTCTTTTGTTTGTGATGTCATTTGTATTCCCTGTGCTGTAACTAACGTGGTTTCTGTGCAATGTTGCAGGCTTCTTCGCTTAGTTCTCGATCACAACATTGCTGATTATGTAACTGCGAAAAACAACGTTGTCCTTTCTTACAAGGATATGAGCCATACAAACTCTTATGGTCTTATAAGGGGACTTCAGTTTGCTTCTTTTGTTGTCCAGTATTATGGACTCGTGTTGGATCTACTGCTTCTGGGATTGACACGAGCCAGTGAGATTGCTGGTCCACCGCAGATGCCAAATGAGTTCATTACTTTTTGGGACACGAAAGTTGAGACCAGACATCCCATTCGGTTGTATTCTCGCTACATAGACAAAGTTCATATCCTGTTTAGATTCACTCATGAGGAGGCCCGTGACCTTATCCAGCGGTACCTTACTGAACATCCTGACCCCAATAACGAAAACATGGTGGGATACAATAACAAGAAATGCTGGCCCAGAGATGCAAGGATGAGGCTTATGAAACATGATGGTAATGAATTCATCTTCAATTTATGACTATCCATCTGTTTGTATTCTGAGATGTCAGAATTACTAAGATatctttggacttttttttttcagttaatCTTGGGAGAAGTGTTTTCTGGGACATGAAGAATCGTCTTCCTAGAAGTATTACAACCTTGGAGTGGGAGAACAGTTTTGTTTCTGTTTACAGCAAGGACAATCCCAACTTGCTATTCAGCATGTATGTATTTCTAAAATTTGCCTAGACTGCATTTGTCTTCAGATTGAATTAGAGTTGTTTCCGACTTGTTTCCAACTAACAATCATATGATGCATGCATTTCTTTTTGATGCTTAGGTGTGGGTTTGAAGTCCGCATACTGCCGAAGATAAGAATGACGCAGGAAGCGTTTAGCAATACCAGGGATGGCGTTTGGAATTTGCAAAATGAGCAGACCAAAGAACGGACAGCAGTTGCATTTTTGCGGGTTGATGATGAACATATGAAAGTTTTCGAGAATCGCGTGAGACAAATTCTGATGTCCTCTGGGTCGACGACATTCACCAAGATTGTTAACAAATGGAATACTGCCCTCATAGGTATTTATCGTTGTTTGATacccttttcttcattttcagtAATCAATTTTTGTTAATGGGAATGTTAATATCTTCTCCTTCGTGAATTTTATGTATCATGCAGGACTCATGACATACTTCCGTGAAGCTACTGTCCATACACAAGAGCTTTTGGATTTGTTGGTCAAATGCGAGAACAAAATCCAAACACGTATCAAGATTGGATTGAATTCTAAAATGCCTAGCAGGTAATTGTTTTATCATCTGACAAGTTAGCGAAAGTGCAATTGGAATTTTAATTCTTCGCTTTCATTCAGGTTTCCTCCTGTCATTTTCTACACTCCGAAGGAAATTGGAGGTCTTGGTATGCTGTCAATGGGTCATATATTGATTCCGCAAAGCGATCTTCGATACAGCAAGCAAACTGATGTTGGCGTAACCCATTTTAGAAGTGGAATGAGTCATGAGGAGGACCAATTGATACCTAATCTCTATCGCTACATACAGGTATAACTTGATTTATGCCCTCTGTAATTACTTTCAGTTGGATGAGGTCATATGTTATGCGTTTTCTAATTCTTGTGGTGACGCTAAATTTTTCACAGCCATGGGAAAGTGAGTTCATTGATTCACAGCGAGTATGGGCTGAATATGCCTTGAAGAGGCAAGAAGCACAGGCACAAAACAGGCGTTTGACGTTGGAGGATTTGGAGGTGAGCATTAGAATTTGTTGCTCCCTATAtgtttatcttttttgtttatAGTTTTTAAGTTCAGTAGGTGAATTGAACTTCTGATTTATATTTTTGATTGTGTTATGCTTAAGGAAATTTCCTGCCTTTTCTCTTAGGATTCATGGGACAGGGGGATACCTCGTATAAATACACTGTTTCAGAAGGATAGGCATACACTTGCGTATGACAAAGGATGGAGGGTACGGACTGATTTCAAGCAGTACCAGGTCCTGAAACAAAACCCTTTTTGGTGGACACACCAAAGGCACGATGGTAAACTTTGGAACTTGAATAACTATCGGACTGATGTTATCCAAGCTCTTGGAGGTGTTGAAGGGATCCTGGAGCACACCTTGTTCAAAGGAACATAGTAAGTTTGGAGATCACTGTTCCGTTAGCTCATGTCTTTATTCTTTATCGAGGAGCATAATAGTCCAATGGAAAATTTTGATGCCTCTGTCTAAAATTGGGGCTTGCATATATTATTTCCATCTATTTCTGACTAATAGATTTATTGGTATCGAAGTGCATACTAACTTTTTTATCCTTGAAATTCCAGCTTTCCAACATGGGAAGGTCTCTTTTGGGAAAAGGCATCGGGTTTTGAAGAGTCGATGAAGTACAAAAAGTTGACAAATGCACAGAGATCTGGTCTGAACCAGATTCCAAATCGTAGGTTCACCTTGTGGTGGTCGCCTACAATTAATCGAGCAAATGTTTATGTGGGTTTCCAAGTGCAGTTGGATCTCACTGGGATATTTATGCATGGGAAGATTCCTACTTTGAAGATATCTCTAATCCAGATATTCCGTGCTCATTTGTGGCAAAAGATCCATGAGAGTGTAGTTATGGATCTTTGCCAAGTTCTCGACCAGGAGTTGGATGCATTGGAAATTGAAACCGTCCAGAAGGAAACTATCCACCCAAGGAAGAGTTACAAAATGAATAGTTCTTGTGCTGACATTCTCCTCTTTGCTGCTCATAGATGGCCAATGTCGAAGCCCAGTCTTGTGGCTGAATCTAAGGACGTTTTTGACCAAAAAGCAAGCAATAAGTATTGGATAGATGTGCAGCTTCGCTGGGGAGATTATGATTCTCACGATATTGAGCGTTACACGAGAGCCAAATTCATGGACTATACAACGGATAACATGTCTATATATCCATCTCCAACTGGTGTTATGATTGGACTTGATCTTGCTTATAACTTGCATTCTGCATTTGGTAATTGGTTTCCCGGTTCCAAACCACTGCTTGCACAGGCTATGAATAAGATTATGAAGGTAATTTACCATTATGTAGTGCAAAAGTTGTGTGGATTGTATTTATCTAATTCTATTTGTTGATTGTCCTAAATGATCATTGTATGTCCTTTGTGCAGTCAAATCCAGCATTGTATGTTCTCCGAGAGCGCATAAGGAAAGGTTTGCAGCTCTATTCTTCAGAGCCTACAGAGCCATATTTGTCATCTCAGAATTATGGAGAGATTTTCAGTAATCAAATAATATGGTTCGTTGATGACACTAATGTCTATCGTGTCACAATTCACAAGACATTCGAGGGAAATCTGACTACAAAGCCCATCAATGGTgccattttcatatttaatccaaggACTGGCCAGCTTTTCCTGAAGGTTTGTCATATTGGAACATCAttggaaataatttctctttttatccATGTGGGACAGTGAGAGCTTAGCTTACTGACTTTGATGTACTTTGATCATACAGGTCATTCATACAAGTGTTTGGGCTGGGCAAAAGCGTCTAGGTCAGCTGGCCAAGTGGAAAACAGCAGAAGAAGTGGCTGCTCTTGTGCGTTCTTTACCTGTTGAAGAACAACCAAAGCAGATCATCGTCACTCGGAAGGGGATGCTTGATCCTTTGGAGGTTCACTTGTTGGATTTCCCCAATATTGTTATTAAAGGAAGTGAGCTGCAACTACCATTCCAAGCTtgcttgaaaatagaaaaattcggTGATCTGATTTTGAAGGCAACAGAGCCTCAAATGGTTCTGTTTAACATATATGACGACTGGCTGAAGAGCATATCATCCTACACTGCATTCTCTCGTCTCATTTTGATTCTCCGTGCTCTTCATGTGAACAATGAGAAGGCTAAAATGTTACTAAAGCCCGATAAGACAATTGTCACTGAACCTCATCATATTTGGCCGTCTCTCACAGATGATCAGTGGATGAAGGTAATGctattcttttactttcttctaCTTGTGAGACTAGTCGAATGAGATCATCTGCTTTGTGATATGGGTTGCAAATTTTGCCAGAAATGTTGCTCTTTTTTCTACTAAATATTAGAATGATAATGTATGGCTGCAGTTTTTTCGGTTTTAAGGACAATATTTCACCTCTTTCTGATAATGGCATGCATATATGTGAAATCATAATGTTCAGGATATCATGTATTTGTATTATTGGAAGTTCATGTATAAGTTTTCTTCTTGATATTTGCCTTAAATTGCTGGTTGATGTTGCAATCATTTGGCTGGTATAAGTAAACAAACCTCCTGTATTCTCTTCTGTTAGAATGGTtacttttttaacaaaaaaaaaaatatatttttgttttactcTGTGCTAATTTAGCTATAACTTATTTCCTCCTGTTTTACTTTGTATAATGACAGTTCAAGTATACTTTCTCATGTGCAGGTTGAAGTAGCCTTGAGAGACTTGATTCTTTCAGATTATGCAAAGAAGAACAACGTGAATACTTCAGCACTCACACAGTCTGAGATTCGTGATATCATACTTGGTGCTGAGATTACCCCTCCATCACAACAGAGGCAGCAAATTGCGGAAATTGAGAAACAGGTAGACTGTCTCTTAATTATGTAGAAGTCTTGAAGTATTGTTCTGTGTCTCTGGCCTAGTTCTTACTTGGTAATATATGTTCAGGCAAAAGAAGCCAGTCAGCTTACGGCAGTCACAACAAGGACCACCAATGTACATGGCGATGAACTGATTGTGACCACTACAAGTCCTTATGAACAAGCTGCATTTGGGTCCAAGACTGACTGGCGTGTGAGGGCTATATCAGCGACCAATCTTTATCTTCGAGTGAACCACATATATGTTAATTCAGAGGACATTAAGGTATGTTCATGCCCTAATCTTCTTAACATTTAATTGGGTAATTCTTTTGGTAGGCAATTAAAAGGGAAGCATTACGCACCTTCTGACCTTGTGTTATTGGTGGGTCTGACTACCACTTTGATGGGtgaaaattaagggaaaagGTCCAATTTGTACTCCATCTGCGTGTATAGAGGTTACGGAATTCTAAGGAACTTATAAAGACAGAGTAAGGTAGCAAAATGTCATAGTTTTTGCTATTACTTATATACACTTTCCACTTGGTGATGCAGGAGACGGGATATACTTATATCATGCCCAAGAATATATTGAAGAAATTTATCTGCATAGCAGATCTGCGAACTCAGATTGCTGGGTACTTGTATGGTATAAGCCCGCCCGATAATCCTCAGGTCAAAGAAATTCGCTGTATTGCGATGCCACCTCAATGGGGAACACATCAGCAAGTGAACCTTCCAAGTTCACTCCCTGAGCATGATTTCCTAAATGACTTGGAGCCGTTGGGGTGGATGCACACACAACCAAATGAGCTTCCACAGTTATCACCTCAAGTATGATCAAGTGCTCATTCGGTGTCTGCTGATCTTGTGAATTAATATAAGGAGTCTTGTGATCTCACTTGCACTGCTTTACTTCTGTAGGATCTAACCAACCATGCTCGGGTTCTGGAGAACAACAAGCAATGGGATGGCGAGAAGTGCATTATCCTGACATGCAGTTTCACGCCAGGTTCCTGCTCATTGACTGCTTACAAGCTCACCCCTTCAGGTTATGAATGGGGGCGTCTGAATAAAGACACCGGAAGCAATCCTGCTGGATACCTTCCGACTCACTACGAGAAGGTTCAGATGCTCCTGAGCGACAGGTTCCTCGGCTTTTACATGGTAAGAACTAAGGATCATGAGAATGTTACAAATGCTTCTCACGGAACATAATTTACATATCCTGTTAGAAGTGTCCCATTCGGTCGCATGCTCACGGACCTAAATTTATCAGACCTTGGAGATCAATTAGCAATAATATAATAGTTCTTACTGGTAAAGACGGAACCACTTACCTATCTTACTTTCTGCTTTTAACGTAGATGCCGGATAATGGCCCGTGGAACTACAACTTCATGGGTGTGAAGCACACGTCAAGCATGAAGTACGGAATGAAACTGGGGACGCCGAGAGAGTACTATCACGAGGACCACAGGCCCACTCACTTCCTGGAGTTCAGCAACATGGAAGAGGGCGACACCGCGGAGGGCGACCGTGAAGACACATTTACTTAGTGTTCTTTGTAGTAAACTCCTTTCGGGTTGTGTTTTGGATGTTGAAAGCCACCTTTTGTTGCCCTGTACCCGCCCAAATAGATGGCTCCCGAAAATTTTGCAACAGCAGCTGTTGTAAGCTTGTATCTCGCTCTCTTGTGAGAGCGATGTATGTATGATACGTAACTATAGTCAGCAAGAGCTAGttttttagtttaaaaaaatgagaaatagcAGCTCCACGTGTTGATCTATATTAATTTCTTCAAGTTCCCTGCAACGGCCCACGTGGCAAAAGCTGTACGATTTTGAAGTGTCACGCCCAAGTCTCTTCGACACGTACAACATAAAAGAATTGCAAAGCCTCCGCACGCTGCTATGTTCTTCAACCTTCTCGCGAGCTCCTTCAATTCCACTCCATGTGCCCACACGACACTCG from Rhodamnia argentea isolate NSW1041297 chromosome 2, ASM2092103v1, whole genome shotgun sequence encodes the following:
- the LOC115737505 gene encoding pre-mRNA-processing-splicing factor 8A, which gives rise to MWNNAGSGQIAPPGTSGPSAIPPPPAPQPSYTVLPSPAEAEARLEEKARKWMQLNSKRYGDKRKFGFVETQKEDMPPEHVRKIIRDHGDMSSKKYRHDKRVYLGALKFVPHAVYKLLENMPMPWEQVRDVKVLYHITGAITFVNEIPWVVEPIYLAQWGTMWIMMRREKRDRRHFKRMRFPPFDDEEPPLDYADNLLDVDPLEPIQLELDEEEDSAVCTWFYDHKPLVKTKLINGPSYRKWHLSLPIMATLHRLAGQLLSDLIDRNYFYLFDMESFFTAKALNMCIPGGPKFEPLYRDMEKGDEDWNEFNDINKLIIRSPLRTEYRIAFPHLYNNRPRKVKLCIYHTPMVMYIKTEDPDLPAFYYDPLIHPITSINKERREKKAYDDEDEDDFSLPEGVEPLLSDTQLYTDTTAAGISLLFAPRPFNTRSGRMRRAEDIPLVSEWYKEHCPPTYPVKVRVSYQKLLKCFVLNELHHRPPKAQKKKHLFRSLQATKFFQTTELDWAEAGLQVCKQGYNMLNLLIHRKNLNYLHLDYNFNLKPVKTLTTKERKKSRFGNAFHLCREILRLTKLVVDANVQFRLGNVDAFQLADGLQYTFSHVGQLTGMYRYKYRLMRQIRMCKDLKHLIYYRFNTGPVGKGPGCGFWAPMWRVWLFFLRGIVPLLERWLGNLLARQFEGRHSKGVAKTVTKQRVESHFDLELRAAVMHDVLDAMPEGIKQNKARTILQHLSEAWRCWKANIPWKVPGLPVPIENMILRYVKSKADWWTNVAHYNRERIRRGATVDKTVCRKNLGRLTRLWLKAEQERQHNYLKDGPYVTPEEAVAIYTTTVHWLESRKFSPIPFPPLSYKHDTKLLILALERLKESYSVAVRLNQLQREELGLIEQAYDNPHEALSRIKRHLLTQRAFKEVGIEFMDLYSYLIPVYEIEPLEKITDAYLDQYLWYEGDKRHLFPNWIKPADSEPPPLLVYKWCQGINNLQGVWDTSEGQCVVMLQTKFEKFFEKIDLTMLNRLLRLVLDHNIADYVTAKNNVVLSYKDMSHTNSYGLIRGLQFASFVVQYYGLVLDLLLLGLTRASEIAGPPQMPNEFITFWDTKVETRHPIRLYSRYIDKVHILFRFTHEEARDLIQRYLTEHPDPNNENMVGYNNKKCWPRDARMRLMKHDVNLGRSVFWDMKNRLPRSITTLEWENSFVSVYSKDNPNLLFSMCGFEVRILPKIRMTQEAFSNTRDGVWNLQNEQTKERTAVAFLRVDDEHMKVFENRVRQILMSSGSTTFTKIVNKWNTALIGLMTYFREATVHTQELLDLLVKCENKIQTRIKIGLNSKMPSRFPPVIFYTPKEIGGLGMLSMGHILIPQSDLRYSKQTDVGVTHFRSGMSHEEDQLIPNLYRYIQPWESEFIDSQRVWAEYALKRQEAQAQNRRLTLEDLEDSWDRGIPRINTLFQKDRHTLAYDKGWRVRTDFKQYQVLKQNPFWWTHQRHDGKLWNLNNYRTDVIQALGGVEGILEHTLFKGTYFPTWEGLFWEKASGFEESMKYKKLTNAQRSGLNQIPNRRFTLWWSPTINRANVYVGFQVQLDLTGIFMHGKIPTLKISLIQIFRAHLWQKIHESVVMDLCQVLDQELDALEIETVQKETIHPRKSYKMNSSCADILLFAAHRWPMSKPSLVAESKDVFDQKASNKYWIDVQLRWGDYDSHDIERYTRAKFMDYTTDNMSIYPSPTGVMIGLDLAYNLHSAFGNWFPGSKPLLAQAMNKIMKSNPALYVLRERIRKGLQLYSSEPTEPYLSSQNYGEIFSNQIIWFVDDTNVYRVTIHKTFEGNLTTKPINGAIFIFNPRTGQLFLKVIHTSVWAGQKRLGQLAKWKTAEEVAALVRSLPVEEQPKQIIVTRKGMLDPLEVHLLDFPNIVIKGSELQLPFQACLKIEKFGDLILKATEPQMVLFNIYDDWLKSISSYTAFSRLILILRALHVNNEKAKMLLKPDKTIVTEPHHIWPSLTDDQWMKVEVALRDLILSDYAKKNNVNTSALTQSEIRDIILGAEITPPSQQRQQIAEIEKQAKEASQLTAVTTRTTNVHGDELIVTTTSPYEQAAFGSKTDWRVRAISATNLYLRVNHIYVNSEDIKETGYTYIMPKNILKKFICIADLRTQIAGYLYGISPPDNPQVKEIRCIAMPPQWGTHQQVNLPSSLPEHDFLNDLEPLGWMHTQPNELPQLSPQDLTNHARVLENNKQWDGEKCIILTCSFTPGSCSLTAYKLTPSGYEWGRLNKDTGSNPAGYLPTHYEKVQMLLSDRFLGFYMMPDNGPWNYNFMGVKHTSSMKYGMKLGTPREYYHEDHRPTHFLEFSNMEEGDTAEGDREDTFT